Within the Gloeobacter kilaueensis JS1 genome, the region CAAAACCTTCTGGCGTACCCAGGCCAAAACCGCCCGAGACGATCACCTCGGCGCGCTGCAGTTCGACCTGCGAACCGGTGGCGCGGATCGTCTCGGCCACCACCAGCTTGAGATCGTCCGGCTGGAGGGTGACCGGGATGGACTGAACGCTGCCGGTGCGGTCGCTGTCAAAGGGCAGGGGCAGCATCACACCGGGGCGCACCGTCGCCATCTGGGGGTTCTTCCAGGGACCGAGGATGCGGGCTTTGAGCGATTCGCCGAAGCTTGGGCGGATCGCGTAGAGGCAGTCGGGGTAGAGGCCGACTTTGCTGGGATCTTGAGCGTTGGTGTGCTCGTAGGGGCCGATGTCCAGTTCGGTGCAGTCGGCGGTCAGCCCCGTCTCGAAGTAGGCGGCGATGCGCGGGGCAAGGTCGCGCCCGGTGGTGGTCGAACCGAAAAGGACGATGTGGGGCGGTTCGCCCATGCTGCTAATCAAGTCGATGAGCACCCGCCGAAAGGGCAGCGTGCGGTAGGTGGCAAGCTCCGGATCCTCGGCCACGTAGACTTGATCCGCGCCGTGGGCGATAAGAACGGCGGGCAGTTGCCCGGCGACGTCGCAGGCGAGAATCGCTGCGAGACTGGCACCGAGCTTGTCGGCGAGCATCCGGCCCGCACCCAAAAGCTCGAAGGCGACCGGCTGGATTTCGCCGGCGACCTGTTCGACGAAGATCAATACTTGCCTGGTCATCTTTTCACCAAATCGGGTGCAATGATCTCGGCTGTGAGCACGTCGCTCACCAGTTGGGCAGCCGCCTTGCCCTGGTAGAAGGTGCAGTGGCCGCCAATTTCGCCCACTTTTTCGGTGGCAGCGACGATCGTGGGCGAGCCCTTGAGGCCGCAGCGGGCCGGGTCGGCTTCGATGTCATCGAGGGTGACGGTGCGGATTGCCCGGCGGCGCTCCGCCTCGTCGCGCTGCAGCTGCTGCACCCGCTGAGCGCCGCGCAGCGTCTTGTAGGCGAGCCGCTCGTAGGAGTTGGCGACAGTCACTACCGCCGGAAGCGGGCAGCGCACGCTCTGGGCTCCTCCTTCGATGACGCGGCGGGCGAGCAGGGCCGTATTTTCTTCGATCTCAAAGTCTTCGCAGTAAGTCACCTGGGGCACCTGCAGCCGCTCCGCCAGTTGTGGCCCGACCTGGGCGGTGTCGCCGTCGGTGGTCTGTAAACCGCAGAAGACGAGATCGAAGGGTCCGGCGTAGCGCACCACCTTAAACAGGGCGTAGGCGGTGGCCAGCGTGTCGGAGGCAGCCAGGCGGCGGTCACTCAACAAAATGGCCTGATCGACGCCGTGGGCGATCGCCTCGTAGAGAATTTCGATGGCGGGCGGTGGTCCCATCGTGATCGCCGTCACCCTGCCGCCGTAGGTGCGCCGGGTGTGCAGGGCCGCCTGCAGGGCGTAGCGGTCGAAGGGATTGAGCATCCGCCGCGCTTTCGCTCGGTCGATCGTGCCATCGGCGTTGATGCCCGCCTTCGCTCCCTGATCGGGCACCTGCTTGATCAGTACAAAGATGTCCACAAGAATTTCAATAGAGAGTTTGTCTTGCGGACGCTATACTAACTTGATCCCCTGGGCGGACCGGACTTCCTCATATTTTTTTATCAATCTGGAGATTGACCGGCAATCCCATCGGAAACAGCCGCTTTAGAAGCGCTCTAGCGGCGCAACAGACGCGAGAGGACAAAACCGACCGCAAAGGCGATCCCGACGGTGAGCAGGGGCTGTTTGCGAATGTTGTTCTCGACGGAGCCCGTCAGATCATCGACGTGGGTTTTCTCAAGCACCTCCGCTCCGCGATGCAGTTGCTCGGCTACTTTGCCGCTCAATTGCGCTGTCTGCGAGCCGGGTTGGGCACTGTTTTCGAGTTTGTGAGCGGCGCTGCGCAGTTTTTTTGCGCCGGCATCGATTGCCTGATCGATGCGCTCTTTGGCGGCTGCGGCTGGTTTTGCTGTATCCGACTCTGGCCGGGCTTCGGAGGCTGGGCTGGTGTGGCTCGATGGGGCAGGGGAACTGGCTGGCTCCCTGTGCAGATAAGAGGTGAAATCGGCGTAATTGTTCTCCATGACTGGCTCCCCAGTGTCTGGTCTCCAGCCTAGAACACTGCCTGCCAGCTGCCACCCGACGATGGAGAGAAGTTTTACTGCTCCTGGGGCAGATTTATAGCTTTGCGCAGTCGCTCAGGTGGCACCGCTCCCCGGTACGCTCCGCAGTAGTGGAGGCTGAGAACGGCTCTGTAAGCCCAGTGGGTCGGGCTGAGGTCTTTATAGGGGTTGGGCAGACTGGCGGCGGTGTTGCGGGCGCACGCCTGGAGGATTTGTTCCTCGGTCGGCTCCGACGATTGGGCAAAAGTAGCGGGCGGCAGGGTGCTCAAGAGGGCCAAAAGGGCGGCCAGAACAGTTACAGGATGCAGTTTCATACAGTCGGCAGTTGTCGTTCCTTTCAGGATAACCAGGGACTCGATAGGCCCAGGGTCGCGCCAAAATCATGAAATTATTATGAGTTCTAGAGCAACGGAGGCAAAATGCCGGTTCAGTTGCCGCCTACGACAATGTTGCGGATGCGCAGGCTGGGACCGCCGCAACCCACGGCCAGGCCGTCCTGGCCCCCTTTGCCGCAGCCGCCGGATTCGTCCCACTCAAAGTCGTCGCCGATCGCCTCGATATCGGCGAGGCTCTGAAAGACGTTGCCCGAGAGGGTGACATCGCGCACGGGTTCGGCGAGCTGGCCGTCTCGGATCATCCAGGCTTCACCGGCGCTGAAGGTGAACATCTCGCCGTTGGTCATGCCGCCCAACCAGTTACGGGCGTAGACGCCTTCTTTGATATCGAGGGGCAGGTCGGCGAGCGGTACATCGCCGCGATCGATCCAGGTGTTGGTCATCCGGACAATCGGCGCGTAGTTGTAATCGAGGCAGCGGGCGTTGCCGGTAGGCGCTTCTTCGAGCTTGCCGGCGGTCTCGCGCGAGTGCAGCCGCCCCACCAGTTCGCCCTCGCGAATCAAGGCGGTGGTGGTGGCAGGTACGCCTTCGTCGTCGTAGAGATAGCTGCCCCGGTGCCCCCCGATCGCCGCCCCGTCATAAATATTGAGGGAGGGTGGACCGAAGCGCCGCCCGAGGCTCATCACTTCGATGAGATCCGGGTTTTCGTAGACCATGTCGGCCTCGGAGAGGTGGCCGAAGGCTTCGTGGACGAAGAGCCCGGTGAGGATCGGGTCGATGACGACGGTGTAGAGGCCGCCTCTCACCGGCGGCAGGGCAAGGGCGGCTACGGCGCGCGAGGCGGCGGAGCGCACCTTATCGTCCAGTCCCAGCAGATCCTCGAAGCCCCGGCGCGAACCGCCCGTCTCCCGCCCGGTCTGGACGGTGCTCCCGTCGCGGGCGGTGGCCGCAAAGCGCATCTCGAGGTCGATCCACTCCTGTTCTAAGAGGGTGCCCTCGGAGGTGACGATGAGCACTTTTTGGTAGCTGTCGCTGTAGTGGACGCTGGTGGTCGCCACCTGGGGCGAGTAGGCGGTGAGGATCTGGTTGTAGTGATCGCAGAGGGCTTTTTTTTCGGCCAGCGGCACGCTGCGCGGGTCGCGGCCACCCAGTTGCAGGGCAACAGAGCGGCGCACCGGTTCGATGGGGGCAAGCTGGGTCTGTTCGCTGCCGGTGAGGCGGGCCGCTGTCACCGCCTCGGCCAGGCGCGCTTCGAGATCTTGCAGGCGATTGAAACTGGCAAAGCCCCAACCGCCCTTATAACAGGCCCGCACATGGCCGCCTACCGCCAGCGCCTCGCTCAGCGTCTCGACGAGGGGGCCGCGCAGGCTGATGTCGGTGCTCTGGGCCTGCTCAAGGCGAATTGCCAGAAAATCGACCTTCGGGCGGTAGGTGCGAATCAGCTCTTCGAGGCGCTCTTGCATGGCACAGTCACAAATTGGTAACGCTCGGCGGCCCGACCGGATCGGGCCGCTTTCCAGTATGGCGGTATTCGACCACCAGATCGAACAGGACCGCCTCGGCTGCCAGCACAGCCGCAACTGGCCGCTCGTCCGCCGGAAAAAACCAGACCAGTTGCCCGCCCAGCGCCTCCACCCGCTCTAAAAGACCGCCCACCCCCCGACAGATAAGGGCAATGCGCTCACCCTGGCTCGCCCGCAGATAGGCGAGGGCCGGCAGCGGAAAGAGGCTGTCCGCCGAGTGGACCATCGGCGGCTCAGAAGCGTTCACGGCTGTTACTGGCATATTGAGGACATTTGTTCATTTAATGCCTCGATTGTAGCACCGCTCGGCGGCTTAGAAGCTCAGGCGATTGAGCAGGCGGGCGATGACGCGCGGCGGCAGGCCCAGGCGATCGCGCAGGTCGGCGAGGTTTTTGTACTCGCCATTTTGTTCGCGCTCGCACACGATCCGCACCGCGAGGGTGGAGTCGATGCCCTCCATCTGTTCGAGTTGGACGACGCTCGCCTCGTTGGCGTCGAGGATGGCAGGCAGGGGCAGAGGGGGCTCGTAGTAGCAAAACATCAACAGTGGTTCCAGGCGGTAGACCTTGGCCGAGGACAATTCGGCGCGGTCGATGAGCTCGTCCGCCGACAGAAACGGCCCACCGTTGCGGCGCGCCTCGATGATCCGACGCGCTTCGATAATCGACATGCCAGGCAAGCGCAGCAGATCATCGACGCTGCAGCGGTTGATATCGACGCCCATACCCAACTCCTTTGCCAGTAGCGCGTCCTGCTCGGAGCGCAGGCGCTGCCGGGGATCGCCCATCATCAGCAAGCGGTTGCGGTACTCGGCCTGTACCTGAAAGGTGTGGGCGACGACGACCGCCCAGACGGACCAGAACAAAAACCACTCCCCAAGGGCGGCACCGGCGGCAAGCCCGAGGCAGCTCAAGACGGCATAAAGGATGCTCCAGCGCACCCAGTCCGCCTTACGGGTTTGTTGACCGGCAAGAAACAATCCCAACCAGCTGAGGGCGGGGATCGCTGTCAACCACTTCCAGCTGCGCGCCTCCACAGGTGTTCTCCCGCCTCAACCGATGCGCTCGATCAGCTTGCGGCGCTTTTCCTCGAATTCTTCGTCGCTAATCAGCCCTTCCTGGCGCAGGGCTTCGAGGCGGCGCAGCGTGTCGATCGGATCGCCTAAGAATTTGGGCTGCTCGTAGGCCAGTTGCGGGTTGAATTTTTTGCCAAATTCGGCGTCGCTCTGGAACAGATAAATCAGCCCTTCGGCGAAGGCGATTAGACCCGGCAGTCCCGTCCAGAAAAACAGCATATAAAAGACACCGGCGACCGGTCGGCCCAGGTAGAACTTGTGCGCACCCAGCGAACCGAGCAGCATGGCGAGTATGGCTGCTGTCTGACGGTTTTTCTCACTCATCGATCACGCACCTGTTGACTGACATGCCGCTCCTCCATCTTAGTCGTCCTCGCCCCGGCTGGTGGAGTTGCCGTTGATCCCCGGCCTGCCGCTCGCTGAATCGACCATTTGTTAGACTCTAACGAGTACAAAAGATAGAGAAGAACATGATCGAGTACAGAAAGTCTGTCACAGTCCATGGACGCGAGATCGGGTTAAGTACAGGCGTCCTGGCACAGCTGGCAGGCGGATCGGTATTGGTGCAGTCGGGAGAGACTGCCGTTTTAGTAACTGCGACGATGGCCCGCCAACCGCGCGAGGGAATCGACTTTTTTCCTTTGCTGGTTGACTACGAGGAGCGCCTCTACGCCGCCGGTCGCATTCCCGGTAGTTTTGTCCGCCGCGAAGGCCGCCCGCCCGAAAAGGCAATCCTGGCAGCCCGCCTCATCGACCGCCCGCTGCGGCCACTGTTTCCCAAAGGTTTTATCAACGACGTGCAGATCGTGGCGACTGTTCTCGCCCTCGATATGAACGTTCCGCCGGACATTCTGGCGATTCTCGGAGCCTCCAGCGCGACGATGCTCGCGGGAATTCCCTTCGATGGGCCGGTAGCAGCGACCCGCGTCGGCCTTATCGGCGACGATTTCATCATCAATCCCACCTACAAGGAGATCGAAGACGGGGATCTCGATCTGGTGGTGGCCGGCACCAAAAACGGAATCATGATGGTCGAGGCGGGAGCGAACGGCCTTTCCGAAGAAGACATCCTCGATGCGATCGACTTTGGCTACGAGGCGGTGCAGGCGATGCTCACCGCCCAGGAAGAGTTCATCAAAGAACTAAAAGTCGAACCGCTCGCATTTACGCCCCCCGCCAACGACCCGGTGCTCGTCTCCTTCGTCGAGCAGAAGGTAGCTGACCCGGTGGCAGAAATTCTCCACAGTTTTGATCTGAGCAAAGACGAGCGCGACAAACGGCTCGATGGGATCGAGGCAGAGCTGAAAGCAACTTTTGAGACCCTGGGCGAGGACGATCCACTCCGCGAGAAGCTGGCGGCCAATCCCAACAAACTCGGGGCGCTTTTTAAGTCAGCCACCAAAAAACTGATGCGCAGGCAGATCCTCGACGAGGGCAAGCGCGTCGATGGCCGCGCCTTGGGCGAGGTGCGCCCGGTAAGTAGTGCCGTGCGCGTCATCCCGCGCGTCCACGGCTGCGGACTGTTTACGCGGGGGACGACCCAGGTGCTCTCGGTGGTCACTTTGGGCACCGGCTCCGACGCTCAAGAACTCGACGACCTGCACCCGGACGAGTCCAAGCGCTACATGCACCACTACAACTTTCCCGGCTTCTCGGTGGGCGAGGTCAAGCCCCTGCGCGGGGTGGGTCGGCGCGAGGTAGGCCACGGAGCCCTGGCGGAGCGGGCGATCGTGCCGGTGCTGCCGGAGTACGAAGCTTTCCCCTACGTGATCCGCGTCGTCTCCGAGGTGCTCTCCTCCAACGGCTCGACCTCGATGGGTTCGGTCTGCGGCTCGACTCTAGCGCTGATGGACGCGGGGGTGCCCCTGCGCGAACCGGTCTCCGGGGTGGCGATGGGACTTATCAAAGAAGGCGACGAGGTGCGCATCCTCACCGACATCCAGGGCATCGAAGATTTTCTGGGCGACATGGACTTCAAGGTGGCCGGTACCCGCGACGGGATCACAGCCCTGCAGATGGACATCAAGATCCAGGGGATTACCCTTTCCATCATGGAATCGGCGCTGCAGCAGGCCAAAGCCGGGCGGCTGCATATTCTTGAGAAGATGCTCATCGCCATCGACAAGCCCAGAGCGGAGCTGTCGCCCTACGCTCCGAGACTGCTGACCCTCAAGATTCCGGTCGATATGATTGGCCTGGTCATTGGTCCCGGCGGCAAGACGATCAAACGGATCGTAGAAGAGACCGGCGCAAAGGTCGATATCGAGGACGACGGCACGGTGATCGTCTCCTCGGTAGATGGAGCCAAAGCCCTCGCCGCCCGCCAGATCATCGAAGGGATGACCCGCACCGTCGAGGTGGACAAAGTCTACCTGGGCACCGTTACCCGGATCATTCCCAACCTCGGTGCCTTCGTCGAGGTTCTACCCGGCAAAGAAGGGCTGGTGCATATTTCGCAGCTGGCCGAGCACCGGGTGCGCAAGGTCGAGGACGAACTGAACGTCGGCGACGAAGTGGTGGTCAAAGTCAAGGACATCGACCAGAAAGGCCGGATCAACCTCACCCGCCGGGGTATCCACCCGAGCGAGGTGGAGGCAGCGCGGGGCCAGTAGCCGGGTGGTGTTCTAACAGGCCATCCGGCCCCATCTGGCGCACGGTGCGCCCGGCTCGCCGCCGGGTCCTTGCGGCCATCGGAACGATGCCGGTGCGCCGCTGGGCCTCCCCGAGCGTGAGGGGCAACACCGCCTCGATGCTGTAGACCCCCGGCTGGCCGGTGACGATCTTTGTCGGGCAGTGCAGGTGGCGGTCGTAGCCCCGCAGCATACTGAGCAGCATCTCCCGGCGCGGCATTCGATCAAAATCGGCGTCGAGGCGGCAGATCACAGCAAAACCGACGATGGCCGCGAGCCTCGGGATCCCGAGGCTCGCGGCCTCCGCGCCGCCCACGTAGGCTTCGCCCAGAGGCGTGTTGGGCGCTTCCATCAAAATATGGGTGACATCGTGGCGCTCGATATGAAAGCGAATCGCCCAATCGACCGGCGCGACGCCGGTGAGGGGAATGGCGTTATCTGGCCTGTCGAAGCCATGCTCGGCAAAACGTCGCCGCAACAGTTCGCCAACCGTCAGATTCATAGCCCTGTCGCTGAAGGTTTTTTTCTAACCTAGCGCAACGAGCTTACATTAGACAGCAAGGCAAGCGAGGAGAGCGTGATCGCCTGGTGGTGGCAGTCTGTCTGGATCGGCCTGTACGTGGGCGGCGTGCTGGCGATTGCCCAGTGGCTTGCCAATCACCGCACCGCCAACGAGTACACCCGCAAGTTCGTCCACATCGCCACCGGCAACATCATCCTGCTTGCCTGGATGCTCCAGGTCACCCGCCCGGTAGCCCTCGGCTTTGGTTTGCTTTTTTGTGCGGTGACGCTGCTTTCTTATCGCTATCGGTTCTTAGGGAGCCTGAGCGGTGTCAACCGCCGCAGCTTCGGTACATTTTTTTATGCCCTCAGCATCAGCCTGCTGGTAGCCTGCTTCTGGTACCCTGACCGGAAGATCGTCGCCGTGCTGGGCATTCTGGTGATGACCTGGGGGGATGCGCTGGCGGCGCTGGTGGGCCAGAGCCTTGGCCGACGCACCTACAAGGTGCTGGGAGTTCGCAAAACCCTCGAAGGTTCGCTCACGATGGCTGCCGTCAGCTTTGTCGTTGCGCTGCTGCTGGTGGGCATAACCTGCGGCTGGGGAGGGTCAACTATTTTTGGTGCCGGCACTATCGCCGTCGTCGCGGCGGCCTTAGAAGTGATTTCGGTGGGCGGCGTCGATAATCTGACAGTCCCCGTCGGTAGCGCTATCCTGGCGAATATCCTCCTTTATGAATGTTTGTTGCCGGGACGCTGATGCAGAGAGAACATTTTTTACGTAGAATACGCTTTAGCTTCAAAAATAGATGTCACTGACGGGCCTACTTTCGTGAACCGAACCGACGAATCAACAGCCGCAGGCGCACCGGCCCTGGACTACCGCTCCGAAACCTACCGGGATGCCTATTCCCGGATCAACGCGATCGTGCTGGAGGGTGAGCGCGAAGCCTGCGCCAACTACCTGGCACTGGCTGAGTTGCTGCCGGACCACGCCGATGCCCTCAAAAAATTGTCGGCCATGGAAAACCGGCACTTCAAAGGCTTTCAATCCTGTGCCCGCAATCTGGAGGTGACGCCCGACGACGAGTTCGCCCGGCGCTACTTCGCTGGGCTCGACGCCAACTTTCAAAGGGCCGCCGCCAGCGGCGACATCGCTGCCTGCATGGTGATCCAGGCTCTGATCATCGAGTGCTTTGCGATCGCTGCCTACAACATCTACATTCCGGTGGCCGACCCCTTCGCCCGGCGCGTCACCGAAGGCGTCGTCAAAGACGAGTACACCCACCTCAATTTTGGCCAGCAGTGGCTCAAAGACCACTTCGAGGCGGTGCGCCCTGGGATCGAGCAGGCGAACGCCCAGAATCTGCCCATCGTCTGGCGGATGTTGGGGGAAGTCGAAGACGATGCAGCGACGCTGCAGATGGACAAAGAAGCGATCGTCGAAGACTTTTTGATTCAGTACGGCGAAGCCCTCTCAGACATCGGCTTTACCACCCGCGATGTGATGAAGATGTCGGCTCGCGGCCTGGCTGCCGCCCCCCGCGCCTAAATAAACATGTTTGGTCTGATCGGACACCTCACCAACCTCAGCCACGCCCAGCGGGTCGCCCGCGATCTGGGCTACGACGAATACGCCTGCCAGGATCTGGAGTTCTGGTGTATGGCCCCGCCCCAGGCGGTCGATGAAATCACGATCACCAGCGTTACCGGCCAGGTGATCCATGGCCAGTACGTCGAGTCGTGCTTTTTGCCGGAGATGCTTGCCCAGGGCAAGTTCAAGACCGCGATGCGCAAGGTGCTCAACGCCATGGCCCTTGTGCAAAAGCGCGGCATCGACATCACCGCTCTGGGTGGTTTCTCATCGATTATCTTCGAGAACTTCAGCCTCGAAAAATTGCTCAACGTCCGCGACATCACCCTCGATATTCGCCGCTTTACTACCGGCAACACCCACACCGCCTACATCCTCAGCCAGCAGGTCGAGCAGGGAGCGGCCCGCTACGGCATCGACCTGCACAGGGCGACTGTCGCCGTAGTTGGAGCCACCGGCGACATCGGCAGCGGCGTCTGCCGCTGGCTGACCCGCCACAGCGGCCCAAAAGAATTGCTCCTGGTCGCCCGCGACTACGAAAGGCTCGAACGACTGCAGCAGGAGTTGGGTTCCGGCACAATCCTGCCGGTCGAGGAAGCTCTATCTAGAGCCGATATCGTCGTCTGGGTCGCCTCGCTCAACCAGGGCATGGCCATCGACCCGGCGACCCTGCGTACCCCCTGCCTGCTCATCGACGGCGGCTATCCCAAGAACATGGCCGGTGCCCTGCAGCGCCCCGGCGTCTACGTCCTCGACGGCGGCATGGTCGAGCACTCCCTCGACATCGACTGGAAGATCATGTCCTTTTTGAACGTGCCCAACCCGGCCCGCCAGTTCTTTGCCTGCTTCGCCGAGTCGATGCTGCTCGAATTTGAGGGGCTACACTTTAACTTTTCCTGGGGCCGCAACTACATCACGGTCGAGAAGATGGAGCAGATTGGCTCCCTCTCCCGCAAGCACGGCTTTCGCCCCCTCCTCGAAATCAGCGGTGCCGGCAGCGAGCCTGTCATCCAATAAGCGGGGCTTATCTTAAAAATAAGACATAAGAAAGAGGGGCTGCGTCCCCTTTTTTCTTATCTTTGTTACATTGGTTAACAAATACAGTCCATCAACCTTTATCGGATTCATACAACCATGACTGCAACACTTGAGCGTCGTTCGACTCAGGGATTGTGGGAGCGCTTCGCCGACTGGGTCACCTCCACCAACAACCGCTTCTACGTCGGTTGGTTCGGCGTCTTGATGATCCCCACCCTGCTTTCGGCTACCATCTGCTACATCGTCGCCTTCATCGCCGCCCCGCCGGTGGACATGGACGGCATCCGCGAGCCGATTTCCGGCTCCTTGCTTTACGGCAACAACATCATCACCGGCGCTGTCATTCCCAGCTCCAACGCTATCGGTCTTCACTTTTATCCGATTTGGGAAGCAGCCAGCATGGATGAGTGGCTCTACAACGGCGGGCCTTACCAGCTTGTCGTCTTCCACTTTTTGATTGGGGTGTTTTGCTACCTGGGTCGGGAGTGGGAGTTATCGTATCGTCTGGGCTTGCGTCCCTGGATCTGCATTGCCTACAGTGCGCCTGTGGCGGCAGCGACGGCGGTGTTTTTGATTTACCCGATTGGTCAGGGCAGTTTCAGCGATGGGATGCCGTTGGGTATCTCCGGCACGTTCAACTTCATGTTTGTCTTTCAGGCGGAGCACAACATTCTCAACCACCCCTTCCACATGCTGGGAGTGGCGGGAGTGTTCGGTGGTTCGCTTTTCAGTGCGATGCACGGTTCGTTGGTGACCAGCAGCCTGATTCGTGAGACTTCTTACGAGGAGTCGCAGAACTACGGTTACAAGTTTGGTCAGGAAGAGGAGACGTACAACATCATTGCGGCCCACGGCTACTTTGGTCGTCTGATTTTCCAGTACGCGAGCTTCAACAACAGCCGTTCGTTGCACTTTTTCCTGGCGGCGTGGCCGGTTGTAGGGATCTGGTTCACGGCGCTGGGCATCAGCGTGATGGCGTTCAACCTGAACGGGTTCAACTTCAATTCGAGCATCGTGGATTCGCAGGGCCGTGCGATTTACACGTGGGCGGACGTGGTGAACCGGGCGAACCTGGGAATGGAAGTGATGCACGAGAGGAATGCGCACAATTTCCCGCTGGACCTGGCGTCGAGCGAGAGTGTGCCGGTGGCGGTGAGCACCGCTGACCTCAACGGCTAAGCGCAACCGATCTTGCGAAGAAGGGCTCCCTCTGGGAGCCCTTTTTTGTGTGAGAATCTGCTCGGCTCCTAAAAAAGGCCACTTACCGAGCTACAGGAAGGTTCAGTATGAGGAAGTTGGTGAAGTTCATGCTGGCAGTGCTACTCATCTTCGGATGGAACGCTGCTGCCTTTGCAGAAACCTATACCTATCAGCTTGCCAAAGTCCAGTTTACCGTCCCCAATGACTTCAAAAAATCCCAGAGTGGTGACGCTCTGACGATCGCAACCCCCGATCGAGGACTGTCGATGGTTTTCGACTCGGTGGCCGGTGAGGATCTAGCAACAGCGGTCAAGGTGCTCAATGAGCGGGCTGCCCAGATGGTCGGCAACCTCAAGTTCAAGAATCCGCCCAGAAATGTGACGATCAACGGGCTTGCCGGACAGACGCTCACCGGCACGGGAGTGCTCAAAAATATCCCGGTCGTCGTCAACTATACAGCTCTCAAGACCCCTGCCGGTCGTGTGCTGCTCGTCATCAGCCTGGTCAACGCCAAAGCAGCGGAGACAGAAGCGCCGGTGCTCAAGAAAATTCTCTCCAGCATCAAAGCGGCTTAAGTTTCTAGATTGGGGTCTGTTCGATCGTCGTGTCTATGGGGCGAGGAGCGATCCTCGCTCCTTTTTTGCCAGCGCTCGACGAACCGGCGGTAGATCGGTGCGCAGGCGGCTTTCAAGGTTCTATCCGGCTCGATAGATTGGACAGCACGGGTCATGCGGGCCGCCGTTTCGGCGACGGACAGGCCGGACGCCCCAGCCGCTGCCAGAATAGCCGCTCCAAG harbors:
- a CDS encoding long-chain acyl-[acyl-carrier-protein] reductase, with the protein product MFGLIGHLTNLSHAQRVARDLGYDEYACQDLEFWCMAPPQAVDEITITSVTGQVIHGQYVESCFLPEMLAQGKFKTAMRKVLNAMALVQKRGIDITALGGFSSIIFENFSLEKLLNVRDITLDIRRFTTGNTHTAYILSQQVEQGAARYGIDLHRATVAVVGATGDIGSGVCRWLTRHSGPKELLLVARDYERLERLQQELGSGTILPVEEALSRADIVVWVASLNQGMAIDPATLRTPCLLIDGGYPKNMAGALQRPGVYVLDGGMVEHSLDIDWKIMSFLNVPNPARQFFACFAESMLLEFEGLHFNFSWGRNYITVEKMEQIGSLSRKHGFRPLLEISGAGSEPVIQ
- the psbA gene encoding photosystem II q(b) protein; this encodes MTATLERRSTQGLWERFADWVTSTNNRFYVGWFGVLMIPTLLSATICYIVAFIAAPPVDMDGIREPISGSLLYGNNIITGAVIPSSNAIGLHFYPIWEAASMDEWLYNGGPYQLVVFHFLIGVFCYLGREWELSYRLGLRPWICIAYSAPVAAATAVFLIYPIGQGSFSDGMPLGISGTFNFMFVFQAEHNILNHPFHMLGVAGVFGGSLFSAMHGSLVTSSLIRETSYEESQNYGYKFGQEEETYNIIAAHGYFGRLIFQYASFNNSRSLHFFLAAWPVVGIWFTALGISVMAFNLNGFNFNSSIVDSQGRAIYTWADVVNRANLGMEVMHERNAHNFPLDLASSESVPVAVSTADLNG